The Papaver somniferum cultivar HN1 unplaced genomic scaffold, ASM357369v1 unplaced-scaffold_107, whole genome shotgun sequence genome includes a region encoding these proteins:
- the LOC113327868 gene encoding uncharacterized protein LOC113327868, whose protein sequence is MPGYVDWVYHGEGEDQVRETTNTGNVVQDDDEEMSDLLQEMNYDASNFYKLLNDAQVSLYPGCEKFSRLSFIVHLLHVKSLGGLNIKGFDALLSLLTKAFPDAKLPKNFYDARTTIKGLGLGYILIDACENDCVLFWKENADKTSCPVCHASRWKTTELNVDNESIRRTPRGKNIPVKQLRYFPLKPRLQRLFMSSKTASYMRYHAKRRPKDGVLRHPVDAETWKTFDKKHPEFAADPRNVRLALATDGMNPFGNMLHPHSTWPVVLISYNLPPWLCMKEENFILSMIIPGPKSPGNDIDVYLQPLIEELKELWDEGVETYDISKKENFKCRAALLGTISDFPALAMLSGWSTKGEFACPCCGPDRCSERLSNGGKYCYMHHRRYLPAGHHWRHQKSAFDGEKELREPPHLMNGDEIAQQLAHFRQVQFGKNAKQTGLTEITPVTFEHNWKKKSIFHELPYLSSIICFHNVDVMHVEKNICETVLGTVMNVEGKTKDNLKARLDLMDWGLRPELHLRQEGDKIVVPTASFVMSPKEKESFCRTLKDIKVPDGYSSNISRCVNVKDRKIMGLKSHDYHVLMEYLFPIALRGHLDGDILEALSELCMFFKVLCTRVLKIEDLDKLQDSIAITLCKLERIFPPSFFVVMMHLPIHLTQQAKDAGPVQYRWMYPIERYLRKLKSYVRNKACPEGSMAEAYLIDECITFCTRYLNSVVTKFNKLERNEDDEAPQPDDRLIVFKQSGRPVGAETWGQLTESEMKQIQLYALLNTKEVQPYEEEHKSELQSRGLRDAEVNRRHIKEFPDWFATKIYQLHKKGQVSDELYSLSQGPAKECLSYNGYIINEFRFHTREWESRRKSQNSGLCVPREDEGVAEDENDFYGVVNSIIEARYVGQLRVLLFKCDWRPIAGTDEFGFTKIDSDGETETESSTSSEAYQEWHSSYSIKDLRGEPHQDRSDSFVWDRNDVPPETISRAAAAVACRSQEDEEENDTDSVYTYDDEDEYEFDDNNNRDDMEF, encoded by the exons ATGCCGGGATATGTCGATTGGGTATACCATGGAGAAGGGGAAGACCAGGTGAGGGAAACAACCAATACTGGAAATGTGGTGCAGGACGACGATGAAGAAATGTCTGATTTGCTGCAAGAAATGAACTATGACGCCTCCAATTTTTACAAGTTGCTGAACGATGCGCAGGTGTCACTATATCCTGGCTGTGAAAAGTTTTCAAGATTATCCTTCATTGTGCACTTGCTTCATGTCAAGTCCCTCGGTGGATTGAACATCAAGGGGTTTGATGCGTTGTTGAGTCTCTTGACCAAAGCCTTTCCGGATGCCAAACTACCAAAGAATTTTTATGATGCTAGAACAACAATCAAGGGCTTGGGGCTTGGCTACATTTTGATCgatgcttgcgagaatgattgtgTTTTGTTCTGGAAAGAGAATGCAGATAAAACTTCTTGCCCGGTATGTCATGCTTCAAGATGGAAAACTACTGAATTGAATGTGGATAACGAATCAATCAGAAGAACACCAAGAGGTAAAAACATTCCAGTAAAGCAATTGCGGTACTTCCCATTAAAGCCAAGACTTCAGAGGTTATTTATGTCTTCAAAGACCGCTTCTTATATGCGATATCATGCCAAAAGACGTCCCAAAGATGGAGTTTTGAGGCATCCAGTTGATGCAGAGACATGGAAGACCTTTGATAAGAAGCACCCAGAGTTTGCAGCTGATCCTCGCAATGTAAGACTTGCATTAGCAACTGATGGGATGAATCCGTTTGGGAATATGTTGCATCCACATAGTACATGGCCAGTTGTTCTCATCAGTTATAACTTACCACCGTGGTTGTGTATGAAAGAGGAAAATTTTATCTTGTCTATGATAATTCCTGGACCCAAATCCCCAGGAAACGACATCGATGTGTATTTGCAACCACTCATAGAGGAATTGAAGGAATTGTGGGATGAAGGTGTTGAAACTTACGATATTTCAAAGAAAGAGAATTTTAAATGTCGTGCAGCATTACTTGGCACCATCAGTGATTTCCCTGCACTAGCTATGCTTTCCGGGTGGAGCACCAAAGGGGAATTTGCTTGTCCGTGCTGTGGGCCTGACCGATGTTCAGAACGACTGAGCAATGGGGGCAAGTATTGTTACATGCATCATCGTCGATACTTGCCTGCTGGTCATCATTGGCGCCACCAGAAGTCAGCCTTTGATGGAGAGAAAGAACTTCGAGAACCACCACATCTGATGAATGGGGATGAAATTGCTCAACAGCTGGCTCATTTTCGACAAGTTCAGTTTGGTAAGAACGCCAAACAGACTGGTCTGACAGAAATAACACCAGTTACTTTTGAACACAACTGGAAAAAAAAGAGCATATTTCATGAGTTGCCGTACTTAAGCTCAATTATATGTTTTCATAATGTCGATGTGATGCACGTTGAGAAGAATATTTGTGAAACTGTATTGGGCACAGTGATGAAtgtagaagggaaaacgaaagacaaTCTTAAGGCCCGGTTGGATCTGATGGACTGGGGATTACGGCCGGAGTTACATTTGAGACAAGAGGGAGATAAAATAGTGGTGCCAACAGCTTCTTTTGTCATGTCGCCCAAAGAGAAGGAATCTTTTTGTAGAACTTTGAAGGATATTAAGGTTCCCGATGGAtactcatcaaatatttctcgGTGTGTGAACGTTAAGGATCGAAAGATTATGGGTCTGAAAAGTCATGACTATCATGTATTAATGGAATATTTATTTCCTATTGCCTTACGTGGACACTTGGATGGGGATATATTGGAAGCACTGAGTGAGTTATGTATGTTTTTTAAAGTGTTGTGTACACGGGTTCTCAAGATAGAGGATCTGGATAAACTACAAGATAGTATCGCAATTACTTTGTGCAAGTTGGAAAGAATATTCCCCCCATCTTTTTTTGTTGTGATGATGCATTTGCCCATTCATCTAACACAACAAGCAAAGGATGCAGGTCCAGTTCAGTATCGGTGGATGTATCCGATCGAGAG GTATCTGCGTAAGTTGAAGTCTTATGTGCGGAATAAAGCTTGCCCCGAAGGATCGATGGCTGAAGCATACCTTATAGATGAATGTATCACTTTTTGTACGCGTTACTTGAATAGTGTTGTTACAAAATTTAATAAACTTGAAAGGAATGAGGATGATGAGGCGCCACAACCTGATGATCGATTAATAGTTTTCAAACAATCCGGTAGGCCCGTTGGAGCTGAAACTTGGGGACAGCTTACGGAGTCAGAGATGAAACAAATCCAACTTTATGCTTTGCTGAATACCAAAGAAGTGCAGCCATATGAGGA GGAACACAAAAGTGAGCTGCAAAGCCGTGGCTTAAGAGACGCCGAGGTTAATAGAAGACACATCAAAGAGTTTCCTGATTGGTTTGCAACTAAA ataTACCAATTGCATAAAAAAGGTCAGGTGAGTGATGAACTATATTCGTTGAGTCAAGGTCCTGCTAAAGAATGTTTGAGTTACAATGGCTACATTATCAATGAGTTTAGATTTCATACAAGAGAGTGGGAGAGTCGACGAAAGTCACAGAATAGTGGACTGTGTGTCCCTCGGGAAGACGAAGGTGTagctgaagatgaaaatgattttTATGGAGTTGTGAATAGTATTATCGAGGCACGGTATGTGGGTCAACTCCGAGTTCTTCTTTTCAAATGCGATTGGAGACCGATTGCAGGAACAGATGAGTTTGGATTTACTA AAATAGATTCGGATGGGGAGACTGAAACAGAAAGCTCGACTTCTAGTGAGGCATATCAAGAATGGCATTCAAGTTATTCGATAAAAGATCTTAGAGGAGAGCCACATCAGGATCGCAGTGACAGTTTTGTTTGGGATAGGAACGACGTTCCCCCAGAAACTATCAGTCGTGCTGCAGCAGCAGTAGCTTGTCGAagccaagaagatgaagaggaaaatgACACGGATTCCGTTTACacctatgatgatgaggatgagtatGAATTTGATGATAATAACAACCGCGATGATATGGAATTTTAA